A region of the bacterium BMS3Abin11 genome:
CATGGATCTTGATCAGTTTAAAATTGTCAATGATACATGTGGACATATTGCTGGAGATGCCTTACTGAAGCAATTGAGTCAGTTACTTATTAAACGAGTTCGTGACGTCGATGTGCTGGCACGGCTCGGTGGTGATGAGTTTGGCTTACTCCTGTGTGGCTGTGATCTTGAGGATGCCCTGTCAATCGCTGACACACTACGGCTTTCTGTAAGACAATTCATTTTTCGCTGGGATGGACGTGCCTTTGATGTACGTGTCAGCATTGGTGTTGTTGCTATTAATGACCCAAAGAGTACGCATGCCGAATTGTTGAGCGCCGCAGATGTTGCTTGCTACATAGCCAAAGAATCGGGTAGAGACTATGTACATGCATACAATCCGGAGGAAAAATCAGTTACACAGCACCATGAGCTTATGAAGTGGTCACAAAAGATTCAGGATGCTCTACGTACTGATAAGTTTCATTTAATGTTACAGACTATGACGCCGCTGCTTTCTGCGCAAGCCAACATCCAGGCGCAGGAATTTCTGTTACGTATACGTATGGATGATGGCAGTATTATTATGCCTTCTACATTCATTCCCGCTGCGGAACGTTATGGATTGATGCGTGACGTAGACATGTGGGTGATAGAACATAGCTTTGAGGTTATTCATGATGTCAGGAAAGACACAGATCCATCTGTGACTTACCTGTTCAGTATTAATCTTTCGGGGCAGTCGGTGGGGGACCCTGAAATCAGTGAATTCATTATCAGGAAAATCAAAGAGTATGAAATTGATCCAAACCAGATTATGCTGGAAATCACAGAAACAGCCGCCATTACAAATTTTCAAACAGCACTGGATTTTATTGCCAGGCTTAGTGACATTGGCTGTCGTTTCGCGCTGGATGATTTTGGAGCGGGCCTGAGTTCGTTTGGATATCTGAAACGAATGAAGGTTGACTTTTTGAAAATTGATGGACAGTTTGTTAAAGGTATGGCAGAAGACCCGATTGATCGTATGATGGTCAATAATATTACCCACCTTGCCTATGGGCTGGGTCTCTTTGTCATCGCGGAATCAGTCGAAGATGCAACATTGCTTGAAATGCTTCGCGAAATAGGTGTCCACTTCGCCCAGGGTTACCATGTTCAGCGCCCTACCAGCATAGAAGCATGGAAGAAAGAAAATATGTTGAAAACTATTTTTATGCGGGTAGTACGTTAATCTTATTGTTAAAATTCCCCAGGTGTATAGGCCCTGATGCTCAGGGCATGAATTTCGGATTTCATGGCATCGCCGAGGGCATCATAGATAGCCCGGTGACGTTGCACGGTATTCATGTCAGTAAAGGCTTCTGTGACAATAATTACATCAAAGTGACCACCACCCGCTTTGGCACCTTCATGCCCGGCATGCTCGTGCGAACGGTCAATTATTTCCAGGCTTTCCGGTGACAGGGATGCAGTCAATTTTTCACGTATCATCTCTATGCGGTTCATTGCGGGAAGACCTTTTTGTAGGGTTTTACTGAAACAGTCGCATAAACACCTGCTTTGATGTAGGGGTCGCTGTTTGCCCATTGCTGAGCTGCAGATAAGGAATTGAACTCGGCAACAATCAGACTGCCGGTGAAGCCTGCCGGGCCGGGGTCTTCCGAATCAATACCAGGGAAGGGGCCGGCTGTGAGCAGGCGTCCTTCATTTTGTAACTGTTCAAGTCGTGCCAGGTGTTCCTGCCTCACTGATAAACGCCTGTCCAGGCTTTCAGGGGTATCAGTTCCAATTATGGTGTAATACATCTGTTCCCTTTGATAATTAAATGACCGTTATATTGTCGCACCGTCATTGCATTCGGGCAATTCCAATCACTAATCAGTTATAATGCGGGGTTAACTTATTTACATTATATTGTACGAATAGCAAGCGCATATGGCCCAGTATTTCGAAATCCACCCTGAAAATCCTCAGCAGCGCCTGATTTATCAGGCCGTAGAAATTTTAAACCAGGGTGGCGTCATAGTCTATCCAACCGATTCCAGCTATGCGCTGGGTTGCCACATTGGTGACAAACAGGCGTTGAATAGAATTCGCTCCATCCGGCGAGTAGACGCCAGGCATAATTTCACCCTGGTCTGCCGCGACTTATCCGAGCTGTCGACCTATGCAAAAGTTGAAAATAGCGTTTACCGATTATTAAAACACTACACCCCCGGGGCCTACACCTTCATTCTGAAGGCAACGGGCGAAGTGCCACGCCGCCTGCAGAACCCCAAACGTAAGACTATCGGCCTCCGTGTACCGAATAACAACATTACCCTGGCGCTGCTGGAACAGTTAAGGCAGCCAATAATGAGCAGCACCTTAATTCTACCTAATGATGAGCAGCCACTAAGTGAACCTCATAACATCCGCGAGCAACTGGAACATCAGGTCGATCTGGTGATCGATGGTGGGTTCTGTGGGCAGGAAGCAACGACAGTAATCGATATGGTTAATGGGGTGCCTGAGATTATCCGGCGGGGAAAGGGGGATGTGGCGCCTTTTGAATAACAACAGAAGTTTTACGTATTACGTTTTATGTTTTACGTAAACCGTAAACCGTAATACATTCATTTCAGCTGAAACCGGTTATAATCCCTCCCCATGCATGAACTCTCATTAATTCAAAAAATTGTCACCTGGGCTGTTCCCGTGCTGTTTGCTATCACTGTGCATGAGGTGGCGCATGGTTGGGTGGCGCTTCGTTTCGGGGATAGTACGGCAAAGATGGCCGGACGTCTGACACTGAATCCTTTTAAACATGTTGATCTGGTGGGTACTGTATTGGTGCCGGGTTTATTGCTGATGTTAGGCGGCTTTCTATTCGGCTGGGCAAAGCCTGTACCAGTCAATTTTTCCGCTCTTAACAATCCGAAACGGGACATGATTTTTGTTGCGCTTGCCGGACCAGGCGCGAATCTGGTAATGGCTTTTATCTGGGGACTGGTTGGCCTGGTTGCACAGTATCTGCCGGGCTATGCCGCCTCGCCGCTATTGTTTATGTCTGTCGCGGGGCTTTACATCAACGCCATTCTGATGCTGCTCAACCTGATACCTGTACCGCCGCTGGATGGCGGCAGGGTGGCGGTTGGATTACTGCCAATGTCTTTGGCAAGATCCTACAGCAAGTTGGAGCCCTACGGTCTGTTTATCATACTGGGTCTTCTGGCCACAGGCATGCTGGGAAAGATTCTGCTTTTACCCCTTTCTGCCTTTCTTTCTTTTATGGCATCATTGTTCTCTATTCCAGTTTTCGGGCTGGTGCAATATATAACCTGACACGGAGTTGAGTGTAGTGTTTCATATTATTTGGCGATTAAGAGGCCCACAAATGGTTCAAGACAAGGCGCAGTTCGCAGGCAATGGAATTCCCTTGCCAAAAACTGCAACGCCGTATTGAGCCATTTGTGGGCCGCCCTTCGGGCGCGGCGAGAAACCGTCATCTACGGCGTTAGGTTTCTTGCAAAGGGAGCAGCCATTTACTGCGAAACCTGCCTTGTAGCTAACGCTTTCTCGTCACGCTTAATAGTCAAATAATATGAAACACTACACTAGATTAATAACAACTTCTGGCAGACCGGAAAGAGTGGTTTCCGGCATGCGTCCCACAGGTCGTCTTCACCTTGGGCATTATCATGGCGTGTTGAAAAACTGGGTGAGTCTGCAGCATGAATATGACTGTTTTTTCTTTGTCGCAGACTGGCATGCCCTGACGACTCATTATGAAGAGCCTGAAGTCATCTCCGAGAGTATTCAGGACATGGTGATTGACTGGCTTGCGGCGGGTATCGATCCAGGGAATGCGACGCTGTTTATTCAGTCTCGGGTGCCGGAGCATGCTGAGTTAACATTGTTATTATCCATGTTTATGCCATTGGGCCGGCTGGAAAGGGTGCCTAGTTTCAAAGATCAACAGGCGAAACTGCGTGAACGCGACCTGGCCACGCTGGGTTTTCTAGGATATCCCTTGCTGCAGGCGGCCGATATTCTGATCTACCATGCAGGCCTGGTGCCGGTCGGTGAAGATCAGGTGCCACATATCGAGTTAGCTCGGGAAGTCGCTCGTCGCTTTAACTATTTATACGGACGGGAACCCGGTTTTGAAGAAAAAGCCGAAGCTGCGATTGACAAGATGGGTAAGAAACCGGCAAAAATGTATCGAAGTTTGCGTACTGCCTATACAGAACAGGGTGATCATGAAGCGCTGGCACGTGCACGTGCCCTGCTGGATGATCAGAAGAACCTAACGCTGGGTGACAAGGAGCGTCTGTTTGGTTACCTGGAAGGTGGTGGTCGTCTGATTCTTGTTGAGCCTGAAGCCAGGCTGACGGAGGCCTCCAGGGTGCCGGGTCTGGATGGCCAGAAGATGTCAAAATCCTA
Encoded here:
- a CDS encoding transcriptional regulator BolA encodes the protein MNRIEMIREKLTASLSPESLEIIDRSHEHAGHEGAKAGGGHFDVIIVTEAFTDMNTVQRHRAIYDALGDAMKSEIHALSIRAYTPGEF
- a CDS encoding YciI-like protein, whose product is MYYTIIGTDTPESLDRRLSVRQEHLARLEQLQNEGRLLTAGPFPGIDSEDPGPAGFTGSLIVAEFNSLSAAQQWANSDPYIKAGVYATVSVKPYKKVFPQ
- the ywlC gene encoding threonylcarbamoyl-AMP synthase — translated: MAQYFEIHPENPQQRLIYQAVEILNQGGVIVYPTDSSYALGCHIGDKQALNRIRSIRRVDARHNFTLVCRDLSELSTYAKVENSVYRLLKHYTPGAYTFILKATGEVPRRLQNPKRKTIGLRVPNNNITLALLEQLRQPIMSSTLILPNDEQPLSEPHNIREQLEHQVDLVIDGGFCGQEATTVIDMVNGVPEIIRRGKGDVAPFE
- a CDS encoding peptidase family M50; this encodes MHELSLIQKIVTWAVPVLFAITVHEVAHGWVALRFGDSTAKMAGRLTLNPFKHVDLVGTVLVPGLLLMLGGFLFGWAKPVPVNFSALNNPKRDMIFVALAGPGANLVMAFIWGLVGLVAQYLPGYAASPLLFMSVAGLYINAILMLLNLIPVPPLDGGRVAVGLLPMSLARSYSKLEPYGLFIILGLLATGMLGKILLLPLSAFLSFMASLFSIPVFGLVQYIT
- the trpS gene encoding tryptophan--tRNA ligase, which translates into the protein MRPTGRLHLGHYHGVLKNWVSLQHEYDCFFFVADWHALTTHYEEPEVISESIQDMVIDWLAAGIDPGNATLFIQSRVPEHAELTLLLSMFMPLGRLERVPSFKDQQAKLRERDLATLGFLGYPLLQAADILIYHAGLVPVGEDQVPHIELAREVARRFNYLYGREPGFEEKAEAAIDKMGKKPAKMYRSLRTAYTEQGDHEALARARALLDDQKNLTLGDKERLFGYLEGGGRLILVEPEARLTEASRVPGLDGQKMSKSYNNTIKLRDDPVQLEKTLRAMPTDPARVRRTDPGEPGKCPVWQFHLIYSSDEVRSWVEEGCTTAGIGCLDCKKPLIDALLKEQGELRKRAEPYVNDPSLVRNIISDGCERAREVAEETMREVRENMGLDWN